GGTGCCTTCTACAACGTCGTCGATTGGACGGAAGTTGAGCGTCGCTACCTTGAAGCCCTGAAGTGAGTCGATCTGTCATGCGCTCCGAGGTGATGTCTGTCAGCAGTGTGCGCCTGTTCCGACTGGCGCTTGGGACTTTGCTGTTGCTTGTCGGAACCGCGCTGTTGGTGGCGCGGGGCATCGCCTGGTTGGACCTGGAGCCGCGCATGTTACGTGCGCTTGAAGGCGGTGCATTGTGCGCACTGGGCACGGCGCTGGGCGCGGTACCGGTGCTGGTGATCCGCAACATGCCTGTGGCGGTAGCTGACACCTTGCTTGGCTTCGGTGCTGGGGTGATGTTGGCAGCCACCGCGTTCTCTCTGATCATCCCGGGCCTTGATGCGGCTCAGTCCATTGGCTTCAGCCCTTGGGGCGCCGGTGGCCTGGTCAGTGCCGGGTTGTTGTTCGGGGCGCTGTGCCTGTTCCTGGTCGACTTGAGAATCTCCGGGGTTTCGCCGGAGTCCATGGTCGGGCAAGGCAATCAGCCGGTGATCGCTGCGCGGATCTGGCTGTTCGTGGCCGCGATCATCGCGCACAACATCCCGGAAGGCATGGCTATTGGTGTTTCCGCTGGCGGCGGCATGCCAGACGCCGACAGCCTGGCCATGGGCATTGCCTTGCAGGACGTGCCGGAGGGGCTGGTGATCGCGTTGGTGTTGGCGGGGGCTGGGATGTCGCGGTTCAAGGCCTTCCTGATCGGTGCTGCATCCGGGCTGGTGGAGCCGGTGGCGGCGGTGATCTGTGCCTGGCTGGTGAATGTTGCCGAGCTGCTGCTACCGCTTGGGCTTGCGTGTGCGGCAGGAGCGATGTTGCTGGTGGTGACCCAGGAAATCATTCCCGAGTCACGCAGCAATGGCAATCATCGCCTGGCAAGCCTGGGGTTATGCATCGGCTTCTGCCTGATGATGGTGATGGACACTGCGATGTCCTGAGGCTGTCAGGCAAGGGACGGGGCGGGAGCTTACTCGCCTTCGTCGAAATAATTGTTGATCAGCGCCACCAGTGCATCCAGTGCGTCGTTGTCCTGCTCGCCTTCGGTATGCAGGTGCACTTGGGTGCCTTTGCCCGCGGCCAGCATCATCACTGCCATGATGCTCTTGCCGTCCACCAGCTTGTCGGGGGCTCGCCCGACCCGAACCTGGCAGGGGAACTTCCCGGCCACGCCGACGAACTTGGCTGCCGCCCGGGCGTGCAGGCCCAGCTTGTTGATGATGGTGATTTCGCGGGCGGGCATCGTGGGGTGGATCCTGTGGGTTAGAGGTCGCGGTGACGGACCTGGACGTTTTTCAGGGTTTGCTGCAGCAGTTGTCCGAGGCGCTCGGTGATATAGACAGAGCGGTGGTGTCCGCCGGTGCAGCCGATGGCGATGGTGACGTAGGCGCGGTTGCTGGCGGCAAAGCGCGGTAGCCACTTCAACAGGTAGCTGGAGATGTCCTGGAACATTTCCTCGACGTCCGGTTGTGCTGCCAGGTACTCGATCACTGGCGCTTCAAGGCCAGAGTGCTCGCGCAACTCGGGTTTCCAGTAAGGGTTTGGCAGGCAGCGCACGTCGAACACCAGATCGGCGTCCACCGGCATGCCGCGTTTGAAACCGAAGGATTCGACGAGAAAAGCGGTGCCGGGTTCAGGCTGGTTGAGCAGGCGCAGCTTGATCGAGTCACGCAGCTGGTAAAGATTAAGGCTGGTGGTATCGATCTTGAGGTCGGCGAGGTCGGCGATGGGGCCGAGCAGTTCGCTTTCGACGCGGATCGCTTCGGCGAGCGAACGGTCCGCGTTGGTCAGCGGGTGGCGACGGCGGGTTTCGGAGAACCGCTTGAGCAGCGTGTCCTCGTCGGCGTCCAGGTACAGCACGTCACACTGGATGTGACGCGCGCGAGCGTCCTCGAGCAATTCGGGGAAGCGCGACAGATGGCTTGGCAGGTTGCGCGCATCGATGGACACGGCGACCTTGGGTTGCATCAGTTCGGTATTGATCAGCGCGTTTTCCGCCAACTGCGGCAGCAACCCGGCGGGCAGGTTGTCGATGCAGTAGTAGCCGTTGTCTTCCAGCACATCGAGCGCGGTGCTCTTGCCGGAGCCGGACCGGCCGCTGACGATGATCAGGCGCATGTTCAGTGCTCGTTCTGTGCGTCCAGGACTACCTGGTAGAGGGCTTCGCTGCTGTCGGCGGCACGCAGGCGATCACGGACTTCCTTGCGATCGAGCATGCTGGCGATCTGGCGCAGCAGTTCGAGGTGGGCATCGGTGGCCGCTTCCGGGACCAGCAGCACGAACAGCAGGTCTACAGGGGCGCCGTCGATGGCGTCGTAGTCGATGGGAGCGTCCAGATGCAGCAGGGCGCTGACGGGGGCAGTACAACCTTCCAGGCGGCAGTGTGGAATGGCGATGCCATTACCGAAACCGGTGGAGCCCAGTTTTTCGCGAGCGATGAGCTTTTCGAAGACGTCTTGCATCGCAAGCTCAGGTACTTGCTCGGCAATCAGGTTGGCGACCTTTTCCAGGGCGCGCTTCTTGCTGCCGCCCGGCACGTTCACGAGGGAACGGCCGGGGGTCAGGATGGTTTCAAGTCGGATCATGGATGAGGGGGATCAGCGGGCAGCTGCACCTTGCAGCAGGCTTTGCTGTTTTTCCTTGTGTTTTTTCAGTTGGCGGTCGAGCTTGTCAGCCAGTGCGTCGATCGCGGCATACATGTCTTGGTGTTCAGCGTTGGCGACCACTTCGCCGCCGGGAATCTGGAGTGTCGCTTCAACCTTCTGCTGCAGCTTTTCGACTTTCATGATCACCGTTGCATTGGTGATCTTGTCGAAATGTCCTTCCACGCGGGCGAGCTTCTCGAGCACGTATTCGCGCAGTGGTTGGGTGACTTCTACATGCTGGCCACTGATGTTGACTTGCATACAGCTTCTCCTTTGTTGCCCGTGCATAAAGAGGCAGGTATTGCACCTGCCACTGAAACGCTGTGGCACATCCCGGCGCTACATCAATCGCTTGCGCTCGCTCGACGGGGCAATCCCCAGCGATTCGCGGTACTTGGCGACGGTGCGGCGGGCTACCTGGATGCCTTGTGCCTCCAGTAAACCAGCGATCTTGCTGTCACTCAATGGCTTTTTCTGATTTTCCGCGGCCACCAGTTTCTTGATGATCGCGCGGATCGCCGTAGACGAGCATTCGCCGCCTTCGGCGGTGCTCACGTGGCTCGAGAAAAAGTATTTCAATTCGTAGATGCCACGGGGGGTGTGCATGTACTTCTGTGTGGTGACCCGCGAAATGGTCGATTCGTGCATGCCTACCGCTTCGGCGATGTCGTGCAGCACCAGCGGTTTCATGGCTTCGTCGCCATGATCGAGGAAGCCGCGCTGATGTTCGACGATT
The Pseudomonas putida genome window above contains:
- a CDS encoding ZIP family metal transporter, which encodes MRSEVMSVSSVRLFRLALGTLLLLVGTALLVARGIAWLDLEPRMLRALEGGALCALGTALGAVPVLVIRNMPVAVADTLLGFGAGVMLAATAFSLIIPGLDAAQSIGFSPWGAGGLVSAGLLFGALCLFLVDLRISGVSPESMVGQGNQPVIAARIWLFVAAIIAHNIPEGMAIGVSAGGGMPDADSLAMGIALQDVPEGLVIALVLAGAGMSRFKAFLIGAASGLVEPVAAVICAWLVNVAELLLPLGLACAAGAMLLVVTQEIIPESRSNGNHRLASLGLCIGFCLMMVMDTAMS
- the hpf gene encoding ribosome hibernation-promoting factor, HPF/YfiA family; translation: MQVNISGQHVEVTQPLREYVLEKLARVEGHFDKITNATVIMKVEKLQQKVEATLQIPGGEVVANAEHQDMYAAIDALADKLDRQLKKHKEKQQSLLQGAAAR
- the rapZ gene encoding RNase adapter RapZ, producing the protein MRLIIVSGRSGSGKSTALDVLEDNGYYCIDNLPAGLLPQLAENALINTELMQPKVAVSIDARNLPSHLSRFPELLEDARARHIQCDVLYLDADEDTLLKRFSETRRRHPLTNADRSLAEAIRVESELLGPIADLADLKIDTTSLNLYQLRDSIKLRLLNQPEPGTAFLVESFGFKRGMPVDADLVFDVRCLPNPYWKPELREHSGLEAPVIEYLAAQPDVEEMFQDISSYLLKWLPRFAASNRAYVTIAIGCTGGHHRSVYITERLGQLLQQTLKNVQVRHRDL
- the ptsN gene encoding PTS IIA-like nitrogen regulatory protein PtsN, encoding MIRLETILTPGRSLVNVPGGSKKRALEKVANLIAEQVPELAMQDVFEKLIAREKLGSTGFGNGIAIPHCRLEGCTAPVSALLHLDAPIDYDAIDGAPVDLLFVLLVPEAATDAHLELLRQIASMLDRKEVRDRLRAADSSEALYQVVLDAQNEH
- a CDS encoding HPr family phosphocarrier protein; translation: MPAREITIINKLGLHARAAAKFVGVAGKFPCQVRVGRAPDKLVDGKSIMAVMMLAAGKGTQVHLHTEGEQDNDALDALVALINNYFDEGE